A DNA window from Pseudomonas sp. GD03919 contains the following coding sequences:
- a CDS encoding MaoC family dehydratase — MTQVTNIPYDALEVGQQASFEKQVEERDVQLFAAVSGDNNPVHLDAAFAAETMFKERIAHGMFTGALISAAIACNLPGPGTIYLGQQLKFTRPVKLGDTLTVKLEVLEKLPKNRVRIATRVFNQDGKQVVDGEAEVLAPSAKQTVTMPPMPQVTVN; from the coding sequence ATGACCCAGGTAACCAACATCCCCTACGACGCCCTCGAAGTCGGCCAGCAGGCGAGCTTCGAGAAACAGGTCGAAGAGCGCGACGTGCAACTGTTCGCCGCCGTCTCCGGTGACAACAATCCGGTGCACCTGGACGCCGCCTTCGCCGCCGAGACCATGTTCAAGGAGCGCATCGCCCACGGCATGTTCACCGGCGCCCTGATCAGCGCCGCCATCGCCTGCAACCTCCCCGGCCCGGGCACCATCTACCTCGGCCAGCAGCTCAAGTTCACCCGCCCGGTGAAGCTCGGCGATACCCTCACCGTGAAGCTGGAAGTGCTAGAAAAACTGCCGAAGAACCGCGTGCGCATCGCCACCCGTGTGTTCAACCAGGACGGCAAGCAAGTGGTCGACGGCGAAGCCGAAGTGCTCGCCCCCAGCGCCAAGCAGACCGTGACCATGCCGCCGATGCCGCAGGTGACCGTAAACTGA
- the codB gene encoding cytosine permease has translation MSHATPDSDYPLSEVPNGARKGLFSTAILLFGFTFFTATMFAGGKIGMAFDFTTLLWAAVIGNLLLGLYAAVLGLIACRSGLNSVLMGRFCFGEVGSKLSDMLLGFTQIGWYAWGTATIAIVLVKILGLPEGLTIPLMVLFGFGFCLTAFVGYKGLDMLSRVAVPAMLVLLVVSLWIATRDIGGLSRLLAVEPKESMSLSVAITLVFGTFVSGATQATNWTRFAKSGRVAVLASLFGFFIGNGLMIVAGAYGAIVYQQPDVVEVLVLQGLSMAAVVMLLLNLWTTQDNTIYNFAAAGCNLLRTGKRKTVTLAGAGIGTLLAIGGMYEMLIPFLILLGSIIPPIGGVIMADYFYGHRARYPKLAEVRLPAFNWVGLGAYLIGALSAYFSPWVAPLVGIAMAAVTYVVLFELNKALVGRQQVAGA, from the coding sequence ATGAGCCATGCCACCCCCGATAGCGATTACCCCCTCAGCGAGGTGCCCAACGGCGCACGTAAGGGGCTGTTCTCCACCGCCATCCTGCTGTTCGGCTTCACCTTCTTCACCGCCACCATGTTCGCCGGCGGCAAGATCGGCATGGCCTTCGACTTCACCACCCTGCTCTGGGCGGCGGTGATCGGTAACCTGCTGCTCGGCCTGTATGCCGCCGTGCTGGGCCTGATCGCCTGCCGCAGCGGCCTGAACTCGGTGCTGATGGGCCGTTTCTGCTTCGGCGAAGTGGGCAGCAAGCTGTCCGACATGCTGCTCGGTTTCACCCAGATCGGCTGGTACGCCTGGGGCACGGCGACCATCGCCATCGTCCTGGTGAAAATTCTTGGCCTGCCCGAAGGCCTGACCATACCGCTGATGGTGTTGTTCGGCTTCGGTTTCTGCCTCACTGCCTTCGTCGGCTACAAGGGCCTGGACATGCTCTCGCGCGTCGCCGTGCCGGCCATGCTGGTGCTGCTGGTGGTGTCGCTGTGGATCGCCACCCGTGATATCGGCGGGTTGAGCAGGCTGCTGGCGGTCGAGCCCAAGGAGAGCATGAGCCTGAGCGTGGCCATTACCCTGGTGTTCGGCACCTTCGTCAGCGGCGCCACCCAGGCCACCAACTGGACGCGTTTCGCCAAGAGCGGCCGCGTCGCGGTACTGGCCAGCCTGTTCGGCTTCTTCATCGGCAACGGCCTGATGATCGTAGCCGGCGCCTATGGCGCCATCGTCTACCAGCAACCGGACGTAGTCGAAGTGCTGGTGCTGCAAGGGCTGTCCATGGCTGCCGTGGTCATGCTGTTACTCAACCTGTGGACCACCCAGGACAACACCATCTACAACTTCGCCGCTGCCGGCTGCAACCTGCTGCGCACCGGCAAGCGCAAGACCGTCACCCTGGCCGGCGCCGGCATCGGCACCCTGCTGGCCATCGGTGGCATGTACGAGATGCTGATCCCCTTCCTGATCCTGCTCGGCTCGATCATCCCGCCGATTGGCGGCGTGATCATGGCCGACTACTTCTACGGCCACCGCGCGCGCTACCCGAAACTGGCCGAGGTGCGCCTGCCAGCGTTCAACTGGGTCGGCCTGGGTGCCTACCTGATCGGTGCGCTGAGCGCCTACTTCTCGCCCTGGGTCGCGCCGCTGGTGGGTATTGCCATGGCTGCCGTGACCTACGTCGTGCTGTTTGAACTGAACAAGGCCCTGGTCGGCCGCCAGCAGGTCGCCGGCGCGTGA
- a CDS encoding PucR family transcriptional regulator: protein MSLTVADVLALPGLASMQLRAGQAGRDNAVRWPYVAENEGIADWVMGGELIFVTGINHPRDEANLLRLVREGHERVVAGMVILTGAEFIQAIPPSVIAEAERLNLPLIEQPYALKMVVVTQAIGSALVQAQQLGRSRQHVLEQVLDGDYQSLDVLLQRGDSLGLALHVPRQVALLRLDGSEQLFGDLPDEDAERQLQSRQQLLQRRLEQSLGELGDALPLVSQGRHWIALLPCPDAHAEARDRQAMTMLLDELRPQLGPLRLFLGLGCAGCDAPRFAQGLGEARQALAVAQRFPERLGLCSFNELGVLELLGAIRDRSLLDRFVERVVGPLIGDDSRHQPVLMPTLEAWFAENGNLALAAQRLNVHRNTLSYRLQRIEALTGCSFEDPHDRLNISVALLIRRLSSPA from the coding sequence GTGAGTCTGACCGTCGCCGACGTGCTCGCCCTGCCCGGCCTGGCCAGCATGCAGCTGCGTGCCGGCCAGGCCGGGCGCGACAATGCCGTGCGCTGGCCCTACGTGGCCGAGAACGAAGGCATCGCCGATTGGGTGATGGGTGGCGAGCTGATCTTCGTCACCGGCATCAACCACCCGCGCGACGAAGCCAACCTGCTGCGCCTGGTGCGCGAAGGCCATGAGCGCGTGGTCGCCGGCATGGTCATCCTCACCGGCGCCGAGTTCATCCAGGCCATCCCGCCCAGCGTCATCGCCGAGGCCGAGCGCCTGAACCTGCCGCTGATCGAGCAGCCCTACGCACTGAAGATGGTGGTGGTCACCCAGGCCATCGGCTCCGCACTGGTGCAGGCGCAGCAGCTCGGTCGCTCGCGCCAGCATGTGCTGGAACAGGTGCTCGACGGTGACTACCAGTCGCTCGACGTGTTGCTGCAACGCGGCGACAGCCTGGGCCTGGCGCTGCACGTACCGCGTCAGGTGGCGCTGTTGCGTCTCGACGGCAGCGAGCAGCTGTTCGGCGACTTGCCTGATGAAGACGCCGAGCGCCAGCTGCAGAGCCGCCAGCAACTGCTGCAACGGCGCCTGGAACAGAGCCTCGGCGAACTCGGTGACGCGCTGCCGCTGGTCAGCCAGGGCCGTCACTGGATCGCCCTGCTGCCCTGCCCCGATGCCCATGCCGAAGCCCGTGACCGCCAGGCCATGACCATGCTGCTCGACGAACTGCGCCCACAGCTCGGCCCGCTCCGTCTGTTCCTCGGCCTGGGCTGCGCCGGCTGCGATGCGCCACGTTTCGCCCAGGGTTTGGGTGAGGCACGCCAGGCCCTGGCCGTGGCGCAGCGCTTTCCCGAGCGCCTGGGCTTGTGCAGTTTCAATGAGCTGGGCGTGCTGGAGCTGCTCGGCGCGATCCGCGACCGCAGCCTGCTCGACCGCTTCGTCGAGCGCGTGGTCGGCCCGCTGATCGGCGACGACTCGCGCCACCAGCCGGTGCTGATGCCGACGCTGGAAGCCTGGTTCGCCGAGAACGGCAACCTGGCCCTGGCCGCGCAGCGCCTGAACGTTCACCGCAACACCCTGAGCTACCGTCTACAGCGCATCGAAGCGCTGACCGGCTGCTCGTTCGAAGATCCGCACGACCGCCTGAACATCAGCGTTGCGCTGTTGATCCGGCGCCTGTCGTCGCCTGCCTGA
- the codA gene encoding cytosine deaminase has product MIIHNARLRGRDGLHRITLDGERIAAIDAQHALPPIAEGDLDAAGNLVVPPFVEPHIHLDATLTAGEPAWNMSGTLFEGIERWAERKALVTHEDTKTRAKKTIDMLVDHGIQHVRTHVDVTDPTLAALKAMLEVREETRHLIDLQIVAFPQEGIESYANGRALMEQAVELGADVVGGIPHFENTRDQGVSSIKFLMDLAERTGCLVDVHCDETDDPQSRFLEVLAEEARVRGMGARVTASHTTAMGSYDNAYCSKLFRLLKMSGISFISCPTESIHLQGRFDTYPKRRGLTRVAEIDRAGMNVCFGQDSIVDPWYPLGNGNILRILEAGLHICHMLGYEDLKRCLNLITDNSARALNLGDRYGLEAGRPANLLILSAPDDYEMVRSQGHALVSVRHGKVLMRRTPAQIERA; this is encoded by the coding sequence ATGATCATCCACAATGCCCGCCTGCGCGGCCGCGACGGCCTGCACCGCATCACCCTGGACGGCGAGCGCATCGCCGCCATCGACGCCCAGCACGCCCTGCCCCCCATCGCCGAAGGCGACCTGGACGCCGCCGGCAATCTGGTCGTGCCGCCCTTCGTCGAGCCGCACATCCACCTCGACGCCACCCTTACCGCCGGCGAGCCGGCCTGGAACATGAGCGGCACGCTGTTCGAGGGCATCGAACGCTGGGCCGAGCGCAAGGCGCTGGTGACCCATGAGGACACCAAGACGCGCGCCAAAAAGACCATCGACATGCTGGTCGACCACGGCATCCAGCATGTACGCACCCACGTCGACGTCACCGACCCGACCCTCGCTGCGCTCAAGGCCATGCTCGAAGTGCGCGAGGAAACCCGCCATCTGATCGACCTGCAGATCGTCGCCTTCCCGCAGGAGGGCATCGAGTCCTATGCGAACGGTCGTGCGCTGATGGAACAGGCCGTGGAACTGGGCGCCGACGTGGTTGGTGGCATCCCACACTTCGAGAACACCCGTGACCAGGGCGTGTCGTCGATCAAGTTCCTCATGGATCTGGCCGAGCGCACGGGCTGCCTGGTGGACGTGCACTGCGACGAAACCGACGACCCGCAGTCGCGCTTTCTCGAAGTCCTGGCCGAGGAAGCCCGCGTGCGCGGCATGGGCGCACGGGTCACCGCCAGCCACACCACGGCCATGGGCTCCTACGACAATGCCTACTGCTCCAAGCTGTTCCGCCTGCTGAAGATGAGCGGTATCAGCTTCATTTCCTGCCCCACCGAGAGCATCCACCTGCAGGGCCGCTTCGACACCTACCCGAAACGTCGCGGCCTGACCCGCGTGGCGGAGATCGACCGCGCCGGAATGAACGTCTGCTTCGGCCAGGATTCCATCGTCGATCCCTGGTATCCGCTGGGCAACGGCAACATCCTGCGCATCCTCGAAGCCGGCCTGCATATCTGCCATATGCTCGGCTACGAAGACCTCAAGCGCTGCCTGAACCTGATCACCGACAATTCGGCGCGCGCGCTGAACCTGGGTGATCGCTATGGGCTGGAGGCGGGTCGCCCGGCCAACCTGCTGATCCTGTCGGCGCCGGACGATTACGAGATGGTGCGCAGCCAGGGCCACGCGCTGGTGTCGGTGCGCCATGGCAAGGTGCTGATGCGCCGTACCCCGGCACAGATCGAACGCGCCTGA
- a CDS encoding HlyD family secretion protein: MRSTIRVGITLAMVAAAIFAGSWIWQHYMYSPWTRDARVRADVVTIAPDVSGWVVELKVHDNQQVKAGDLLMTIDRDRYQAAVEKVKAVVDIRRQQLSLREHEASRRSRLGAQAISAELLENAQINAEMARSEYREAQADLRVAELNLARSEVQAPRDGQITNLVLAQGNYVNAGQAVMALVDTQSFYVQAYFEETKLPRIQVGAPVEVWLMGGDQQIRGEVESISRGITDRNASPDGQLLADVEPTFNWVRLAQRIPVRIKLDQVPDGMVLSAGMTASVRVE, from the coding sequence ATGCGTTCGACCATTCGCGTCGGCATCACCCTGGCCATGGTGGCGGCGGCGATCTTCGCCGGTTCCTGGATCTGGCAGCACTATATGTACTCGCCCTGGACGCGCGACGCCCGTGTGCGCGCCGATGTGGTGACCATCGCCCCGGACGTGTCTGGCTGGGTAGTCGAGCTCAAGGTGCACGACAACCAGCAGGTCAAGGCGGGCGATCTGCTGATGACCATCGACCGAGACCGCTATCAGGCGGCGGTGGAGAAAGTCAAGGCTGTGGTGGACATTCGCCGCCAGCAGTTGAGTCTGCGAGAACACGAGGCCTCGCGCCGTTCCCGTCTGGGCGCCCAGGCGATCAGCGCCGAGCTGCTGGAAAATGCGCAGATCAACGCCGAGATGGCGCGCAGCGAATATCGCGAGGCGCAGGCTGACCTGCGTGTGGCCGAGCTGAACCTCGCACGCAGCGAGGTGCAAGCGCCGCGCGATGGACAGATCACCAACCTGGTGCTGGCGCAGGGCAACTACGTGAATGCCGGGCAGGCGGTGATGGCGCTGGTCGATACCCAGTCGTTCTACGTACAGGCGTATTTCGAGGAGACCAAGCTGCCGCGAATACAGGTTGGCGCGCCGGTGGAGGTCTGGCTGATGGGCGGTGATCAGCAGATTCGCGGTGAGGTGGAAAGCATCAGTCGTGGTATCACCGACCGCAACGCCAGCCCGGATGGGCAACTGCTGGCCGATGTCGAGCCGACCTTCAACTGGGTGCGTCTGGCGCAGCGTATTCCGGTGCGCATCAAGCTCGATCAGGTGCCGGATGGCATGGTGCTAAGCGCCGGCATGACTGCCAGCGTGCGGGTGGAGTAG
- a CDS encoding DUF1656 domain-containing protein: MGLHEWSLGGVLLSPMAAYAVLALLLTGVLRLGLQRVGLSRWIWHEALFDCALYVCVLAAVMVALAH; encoded by the coding sequence ATGGGTTTACATGAATGGTCGCTGGGCGGCGTGTTACTGAGCCCGATGGCGGCCTACGCGGTATTGGCGCTGCTGCTGACCGGCGTGTTGCGCCTGGGGTTGCAGCGCGTCGGGCTGTCGCGCTGGATCTGGCACGAAGCCCTGTTCGATTGTGCCTTGTATGTCTGCGTGCTGGCGGCCGTGATGGTCGCCCTGGCGCATTGA
- a CDS encoding FUSC family protein, which yields MRDSLLVFLAPSPQAVQFAIKTLLGGGLALWCALRFGLEQPQWALMTAFIVAQPLSGMVVQKGLARLLGTLVGTFMAVVMMGLFAQAPLLFVLAFALWLALCTASSTMLRSAWSYSFVLAGYTVAIIALPAIGKPHVVFDEAIARCTEICLGIICATLSSALLWPQRVERQLAQQARDTWQAGVVASRQALAGEAGSRQGLLEVLARIVAVDAQREHAWFEGAQGRQRAIALRVLSRDLLGMLRLARGVARQWRQLSSTEAQAVAPWLQVVDERLQQGQPSGLPELVEQLRQAAQDEELSSGQQLCLERLMVLLLRVEDASHALRAVEEGRAPTDAPRALSWHYDWQSALVYGSRSALTFLVLAAFWLATGWTHAIGALLLACVVCSLFARLEAAPQIGMMFLRGIFYALPVAFFVGQILMPQIDGFVMLCMVLGVPLFFGVLGMAKPATAATSTSFCLHFIVLCLPAPGVGYNVEFFLNEAPGMLIGVGCAVMAFKLVVLRNPVWHGRRLMQAILTDLGRLTRRDLGRAENWFGGRMADRLLQLARHYPARPDQARSRWDDGVAGLDLGDELLHLRKCLANADIGLARSQQRFLERLEDALERGPAAGREDDLNAPVAELQEALRACTPSIDKRLAEAALLQLQNGWRHWCQLRGEANGFT from the coding sequence GTGCGTGACTCCTTGCTGGTGTTCCTTGCACCAAGCCCGCAAGCCGTTCAATTCGCCATCAAGACCCTGCTCGGCGGTGGTCTGGCATTGTGGTGCGCACTGCGTTTTGGCCTGGAGCAGCCGCAGTGGGCACTTATGACCGCGTTCATCGTTGCCCAGCCGCTATCCGGCATGGTGGTGCAAAAGGGCCTGGCACGACTGCTCGGCACGCTGGTTGGCACCTTCATGGCAGTGGTGATGATGGGGCTGTTCGCCCAGGCGCCGCTGTTGTTCGTGCTGGCGTTCGCCTTGTGGCTGGCGCTGTGCACGGCATCCTCGACCATGTTGCGCAGCGCCTGGTCATACTCCTTCGTGCTGGCCGGCTACACGGTCGCGATCATCGCCTTGCCGGCCATCGGCAAGCCACACGTGGTGTTCGACGAAGCCATCGCCCGCTGCACGGAAATCTGCCTGGGCATCATCTGCGCCACCCTGAGCAGCGCTTTGCTCTGGCCGCAGCGAGTCGAGCGGCAACTGGCGCAACAGGCGCGAGACACGTGGCAGGCCGGCGTCGTCGCATCGCGCCAGGCGCTGGCCGGTGAGGCCGGCTCCCGCCAGGGGCTGCTGGAGGTGCTGGCGCGTATCGTCGCCGTCGATGCTCAGCGTGAGCATGCCTGGTTCGAGGGCGCGCAAGGCCGCCAGCGAGCCATTGCGTTGCGGGTGCTGAGTCGCGATCTGCTCGGCATGTTGCGCCTGGCCCGCGGTGTGGCGCGGCAGTGGCGGCAACTGAGCAGCACCGAGGCACAAGCTGTTGCGCCCTGGCTGCAGGTAGTGGATGAGCGCCTGCAGCAGGGGCAACCGTCAGGTTTGCCGGAGTTGGTCGAGCAACTGCGCCAGGCAGCGCAGGACGAAGAGCTGAGCAGTGGTCAGCAACTCTGTCTGGAGCGCTTGATGGTGCTGCTGCTGCGTGTCGAGGACGCGAGCCATGCCTTGCGCGCCGTCGAGGAGGGCAGGGCACCGACCGATGCGCCGCGCGCCCTGTCCTGGCATTACGACTGGCAGAGCGCACTGGTGTATGGCTCGCGCAGCGCCTTGACCTTTCTGGTTCTGGCAGCCTTCTGGCTGGCCACCGGCTGGACCCATGCCATCGGCGCGCTGCTCCTGGCATGTGTCGTGTGCAGTTTGTTCGCCCGGCTCGAAGCCGCGCCGCAGATCGGCATGATGTTTCTGCGTGGCATCTTCTACGCGCTGCCGGTGGCGTTCTTCGTCGGGCAGATTCTGATGCCGCAGATCGATGGCTTCGTGATGCTCTGCATGGTGCTGGGCGTGCCGCTGTTCTTCGGTGTGTTGGGCATGGCCAAGCCGGCGACGGCCGCCACATCCACTTCCTTCTGTCTGCATTTCATCGTGCTCTGCCTGCCGGCGCCGGGTGTCGGCTACAACGTCGAATTCTTCCTCAATGAAGCGCCGGGCATGCTGATAGGCGTGGGCTGCGCGGTGATGGCCTTCAAGCTGGTGGTGCTGCGCAATCCGGTCTGGCATGGGCGGCGCCTGATGCAGGCGATCCTGACCGATCTCGGGCGTCTGACTCGTCGCGACCTGGGCCGCGCCGAAAACTGGTTCGGCGGGCGCATGGCCGACCGTCTGCTGCAGCTGGCGCGGCACTATCCGGCGCGGCCGGACCAGGCGCGCAGCCGCTGGGACGATGGCGTCGCCGGTCTCGACCTGGGCGACGAGCTGCTGCACCTGCGCAAGTGCCTGGCCAATGCCGATATCGGTTTGGCTCGTTCGCAGCAGCGCTTTCTGGAACGCCTGGAGGACGCGCTGGAACGTGGTCCTGCAGCGGGCCGTGAAGACGATCTGAACGCGCCGGTGGCCGAACTGCAGGAAGCCCTGCGCGCCTGCACGCCGAGCATCGACAAGCGTCTGGCCGAAGCGGCGCTGTTGCAATTGCAAAACGGCTGGCGCCACTGGTGCCAGCTCAGAGGAGAGGCTAATGGGTTTACATGA
- the ccoM gene encoding cytochrome c oxidase subunit CcoM: MFVDTVVLAGVGTVLLMVAFFGGVGYFIWKDAHKRKQS, encoded by the coding sequence ATGTTCGTCGATACAGTGGTTCTCGCCGGAGTCGGCACCGTACTTCTGATGGTCGCGTTCTTCGGGGGCGTTGGTTACTTCATCTGGAAGGATGCTCACAAGCGCAAGCAGAGCTGA
- a CDS encoding alpha-ketoglutarate-dependent dioxygenase AlkB family protein: MLFADPLPVLADAELDYLPGWVDPALADNWLHMLVEQTPWQQPELFIHGRYHRTPRLTAWYGDPEARYRYSGKIHEPLPWTPLLNEIRQRIEKEVGQSLNAVLLNHYRDGQDSMGWHSDAEPELGRNPLIASLNLGGSRRFDLRRVGSTRIEHSLTLEHASLLVMRGPTQHHWQHQVAKTRQAGAPRLNLTFRLIRFPL; the protein is encoded by the coding sequence ATGCTGTTCGCCGACCCCTTGCCCGTACTTGCCGATGCCGAGCTGGATTATCTGCCCGGCTGGGTCGACCCCGCGCTCGCCGATAACTGGCTGCATATGCTGGTCGAGCAGACGCCCTGGCAGCAGCCGGAGCTGTTCATCCACGGCCGTTACCACCGCACGCCACGGCTGACGGCCTGGTATGGCGACCCCGAGGCGCGTTACCGCTATTCCGGGAAGATCCACGAGCCCTTGCCCTGGACGCCGCTGTTGAACGAGATTCGCCAACGGATCGAGAAAGAAGTCGGGCAATCGCTCAATGCCGTGCTGCTCAATCATTACCGCGACGGCCAGGACTCCATGGGCTGGCACAGCGATGCCGAGCCGGAGCTGGGGCGCAATCCGTTGATCGCCTCGCTCAATCTGGGCGGCAGCCGGCGCTTCGATCTGCGCCGCGTTGGCAGCACGCGCATCGAGCATTCGCTGACGCTGGAGCACGCCTCGCTACTGGTCATGCGTGGGCCAACCCAGCATCATTGGCAACATCAAGTGGCGAAGACGCGCCAAGCCGGCGCACCCCGCCTGAACCTGACCTTTCGCCTGATCCGGTTTCCGCTATGA
- the rapA gene encoding RNA polymerase-associated protein RapA codes for MAQYQPGQRWISDSEAELGLGTILAEDGRLLTVLYPATGETRQYATRNAPLTRVRFAPGDEITHFEGWKLTVQEVEDVDGLLVYHGLDAQHKPVTMPETQLSNFIQFRLASDRLFAGQIDPLAWFALRYHSLEHNSRLLQSSLWGLGGARAQPIAHQLHIAREVADRIAPRVLLADEVGLGKTIEAGLVIHRQLLSGRASRVLILVPENLQHQWLVEMRRRFNLDVALFDAERFMESDASNPFEDCQLALVALEWLKDDDNAQDALFAAGWDLLVVDEAHHLVWHPEQASAEYALVEQLAEIIPGVLLLTATPEQLGQDSHFARLRLLDPARFHDLQAFRAESSQYRPVAEAVQELLDQGTLSAQARDAIGGFLGDEGRELLDAIDGGDEEARARLVRELLDRHGTGRLLFRNTRAAVQGFPERELHPYPLPSPDEYLELPIGEHAELYPEVSYQAQEEIDEEQRWWRIDPRVEWLIDTLKMLKKFKVLVICAHAETALDLEDALRVRSGIPATVFHEGMSILERDRAAAYFADEEFGAQVLICSEIGSEGRNFQFAHHLVLFDLPAHPDLLEQRIGRLDRIGQKHRIQLHVPYLENSPQERLYQWYHQALNAFLATCPTGNALQHQFGPRLLPLLENGDDGQWQQLVDEATAERIRLEGELHSGRDRLLELNSGGAGEGEALVEAILEQDDQFTLPIYMEELFNAFGIDSEDHSDNALILRPSEKMLDASFPLGDDEAVTITYDREQALAREDMQFLTWEHPMVQGGMDLVLSGSMGNTAVALIKNKALKPGTVLLELLYVSEVVGPRKLQLGRFLPPAALRCLLDANGNDLAAKVGFETLNDQLESVPRASANKFVQAQRDVLAKQINDAEAKVMPRHVERVSEAKRRLIAELDEELARLVALQAVNPSVRDSEINALREQREQSLAMFDKAALRLEAIRVLVAG; via the coding sequence ATGGCGCAATATCAACCGGGGCAACGCTGGATCAGTGACAGCGAAGCGGAATTGGGTCTGGGCACCATCCTCGCCGAGGACGGCCGCCTGCTCACCGTGCTCTACCCGGCCACCGGCGAAACCCGCCAGTACGCTACGCGCAATGCCCCGTTGACCCGTGTACGCTTCGCCCCGGGTGACGAGATCACCCATTTCGAGGGTTGGAAGCTCACCGTGCAGGAAGTCGAGGACGTCGACGGCCTGCTGGTCTACCACGGCCTCGATGCCCAGCATAAACCGGTCACCATGCCGGAAACTCAGCTGTCGAACTTCATCCAGTTCCGCCTGGCCAGCGACCGCCTGTTCGCCGGCCAGATCGACCCGCTGGCCTGGTTCGCCCTGCGTTACCACAGCCTGGAACACAACAGCCGCCTGCTGCAGTCGTCCCTCTGGGGCCTGGGCGGCGCGCGCGCGCAACCGATTGCACACCAGCTGCACATCGCCCGTGAAGTGGCTGACCGTATCGCCCCGCGCGTACTGCTGGCCGACGAAGTGGGCCTGGGCAAGACCATCGAAGCCGGCCTGGTGATTCATCGCCAGCTGCTCTCCGGTCGCGCCAGCCGCGTGCTGATCCTGGTGCCGGAAAACCTGCAGCACCAGTGGCTGGTGGAGATGCGCCGTCGCTTCAACCTCGATGTAGCCCTGTTCGACGCCGAGCGCTTCATGGAAAGCGACGCCAGCAACCCCTTCGAGGATTGCCAGCTGGCACTGGTCGCCCTGGAGTGGCTGAAGGACGACGACAACGCCCAGGACGCGCTGTTCGCCGCCGGCTGGGACCTGCTAGTGGTCGACGAAGCCCACCACCTGGTCTGGCACCCGGAGCAAGCCAGCGCCGAATACGCGCTGGTCGAGCAACTGGCCGAGATCATCCCCGGCGTGCTGCTGCTCACCGCCACCCCGGAACAGCTCGGCCAGGACAGCCACTTCGCCCGCCTGCGTCTGCTCGACCCGGCCCGTTTCCACGACCTGCAAGCCTTCCGCGCCGAAAGCAGCCAGTACCGCCCGGTGGCCGAAGCCGTGCAGGAGCTGCTCGACCAGGGCACGCTCAGCGCCCAGGCGCGCGACGCCATCGGCGGCTTCCTCGGCGACGAAGGTCGCGAACTGCTGGACGCCATCGACGGCGGCGACGAAGAAGCCCGCGCCCGCCTGGTACGCGAGCTACTCGATCGCCACGGCACCGGTCGCCTGCTGTTCCGTAACACGCGCGCCGCCGTGCAGGGTTTTCCCGAGCGCGAACTGCACCCCTACCCGCTGCCGAGCCCGGACGAATACCTGGAGCTGCCGATCGGCGAGCACGCCGAGCTGTACCCGGAAGTCAGTTACCAGGCGCAGGAAGAGATCGACGAAGAGCAACGCTGGTGGCGCATCGACCCGCGCGTCGAGTGGCTGATCGACACCCTGAAGATGCTGAAGAAATTCAAGGTGCTGGTGATCTGTGCCCACGCCGAAACCGCGCTGGATCTGGAAGACGCCCTGCGCGTGCGCTCCGGCATACCGGCCACGGTGTTCCATGAAGGCATGAGCATCCTCGAACGCGACCGTGCCGCTGCTTACTTCGCCGACGAAGAATTCGGCGCGCAGGTGCTGATCTGCTCGGAAATCGGCTCCGAAGGCCGCAACTTCCAGTTCGCCCATCATCTGGTACTGTTCGACCTGCCGGCCCACCCGGACCTGCTCGAACAGCGTATCGGCCGTCTCGACCGCATCGGCCAGAAACACCGCATCCAGCTGCACGTGCCGTACCTGGAAAACAGCCCGCAGGAGCGCCTGTACCAGTGGTATCACCAGGCGCTGAACGCCTTCCTGGCCACCTGCCCGACCGGCAACGCCCTGCAGCACCAGTTCGGCCCGCGCCTGCTGCCGTTGCTGGAAAACGGCGACGACGGCCAGTGGCAACAACTGGTGGACGAAGCTACCGCCGAACGTATCCGCCTCGAAGGCGAGCTGCACAGCGGCCGTGACCGCCTGCTGGAGCTGAACTCCGGCGGCGCCGGTGAAGGCGAAGCGCTGGTCGAGGCCATCCTCGAGCAGGACGATCAGTTCACCCTGCCGATCTACATGGAAGAGCTGTTCAACGCCTTCGGCATCGACAGCGAAGACCACTCAGACAACGCCCTGATCCTGCGCCCCAGCGAGAAGATGCTGGATGCCAGCTTCCCCCTGGGTGACGACGAAGCGGTGACCATCACCTACGACCGCGAGCAGGCGCTGGCCCGCGAGGACATGCAGTTCCTCACCTGGGAACACCCCATGGTGCAGGGCGGCATGGACCTGGTGCTGTCCGGCTCGATGGGCAACACCGCAGTCGCGCTGATCAAGAACAAGGCGCTCAAGCCCGGCACCGTGCTGCTGGAGCTGCTCTACGTCAGCGAAGTGGTCGGCCCGCGCAAGCTGCAACTGGGTCGTTTCCTGCCGCCGGCTGCGCTGCGCTGCCTGCTCGATGCCAATGGCAACGACCTAGCCGCCAAGGTCGGCTTCGAAACCCTCAACGACCAGCTGGAAAGCGTACCGCGCGCCAGCGCCAACAAGTTCGTCCAGGCCCAGCGCGACGTACTGGCCAAGCAGATCAACGACGCCGAAGCCAAGGTCATGCCGCGCCATGTCGAGCGCGTGAGCGAGGCCAAACGCCGCCTGATCGCCGAACTGGACGAAGAACTAGCCCGTCTGGTCGCCCTGCAGGCGGTCAACCCAAGCGTGCGCGACAGCGAGATCAACGCCCTGCGCGAGCAGCGCGAACAGAGCCTGGCAATGTTCGACAAGGCTGCCCTGCGCCTGGAAGCCATCCGCGTACTGGTTGCAGGCTGA